From a region of the Bacillus oleivorans genome:
- a CDS encoding ERF family protein, with product MTERKLVSKLVEVMKSVKYIQKKGFNSFNNYKYATESDVQEKIREVLAEQNVMMLPNVVEHTTREHTNRKGHTEYIATVKVEFTFHDGDTGETLVIHGVGEGQDAGDKAVYKAITGAQKYALMKAFMIPTGDDPEGDTGTDERNEGQPETASPKQIGLMKTIVKELALNGKCDESVVYESLKVKVKNNFEFTDLENLTKQQANQCIKILNAWKEEKINKKQGA from the coding sequence ATGACTGAACGTAAATTGGTTTCTAAGCTAGTCGAAGTAATGAAATCAGTCAAATATATTCAGAAAAAAGGTTTTAACAGCTTCAATAATTACAAATATGCGACTGAATCAGACGTACAGGAAAAAATACGTGAAGTGTTAGCAGAACAAAATGTCATGATGCTGCCTAATGTTGTTGAACATACAACACGTGAACATACGAACCGCAAAGGACATACCGAGTACATTGCAACTGTTAAGGTTGAATTTACTTTTCATGACGGAGACACAGGAGAAACGCTAGTTATTCATGGTGTGGGAGAAGGTCAGGATGCCGGAGATAAAGCAGTTTATAAAGCTATTACAGGAGCGCAGAAATACGCTCTAATGAAAGCATTCATGATCCCGACTGGCGACGATCCAGAAGGAGATACCGGAACTGATGAACGGAACGAAGGGCAACCGGAAACAGCTTCACCTAAACAAATCGGCTTGATGAAAACCATTGTGAAGGAGTTAGCCCTAAACGGGAAATGTGATGAAAGTGTCGTGTATGAGTCTCTGAAAGTAAAGGTTAAGAACAATTTCGAATTTACCGACTTAGAAAACCTAACCAAACAACAAGCTAATCAATGCATTAAAATCCTAAACGCTTGGAAGGAAGAAAAAATCAACAAGAAGCAAGGAGCATAA